In Nissabacter sp. SGAir0207, the genomic stretch GCTGCTGTTGCCGCCGGTGCAAAAACACCTGACGCTCAAACTGTTGCCGCACCTCACCTTTAGCCGCAGTGGTTTCCGCGCCGGGCAGGGTGGCGGCGCGACCTTTGAGGGTGAATACCAGCGCAAGGATGAGTACCACGAGCGCTTGGGCCACACCGACCGCGAGAAAGACGACAAGTAGGGCGAAAGCTGAAAAGGCCAGGCTGGGGTGGCGGCGTCCGCCCCGGCGCGTTAGAGTGCGGGCTGGCCTAAGGCGGCCCACCAATTTTGCGGGGCAGGGCAAGAACGAAAAATTTTTTTGGCTCTGTCCCTTGAAGGGGGCGTGAATGCCCCCCATCTAGAAAACCACGAGGCCGGAGGCATACCCCGGCATCTCTTATCCTGAATCAGATATGGACCTTCTCAAAGGAGAGCTATCAATGAAAATTCGTCCATTGCATGACCGCGTTATCGTCAAGCGTAAAGAAGTCGAGTCTAAATCTGCTGGCGGCATCGTTCTGACCGGCTCTGCGGCGGGCAAATCTACCCGTGGCGAAGTGCTGGCTGTGGGCAATGGTCGCATCCTGGAAAACGGCGAGATTAAGCCGCTGGATGTGAAAGTTGGCGACATCGTTATTTTCAACGACGGCTACGGCGTGAAAGCCGAGAAGATCGACAATGAAGAAGTGTTGATCATGTCTGAAAGCGACATTCTGGCGATTGTTGAAGCGTAATTCACGCGCAAATCACTGAACTGAACGAATTTAAGGGAAAGTAAAATGGCAGCTAAAGACGTAAAATTCGGTAATGACGCTCGTGTAAAAATGCTGCGCGGCGTTAATGTGCTGGCTGATGCGGTAAAAGTTACCCTGGGCCCGAAAGGCCGTAACGTAGTGCTGGACAAATCCTTCGGCGCACCGACCATCACCAAAGACGGCGTATCCGTTGCACGTGAAATCGAACTGGAAGACAAGTTCGAAAACATGGGCGCACAGATGGTGAAAGAAGTGGCCTCCAAAGCGAACGACGCTGCGGGCGACGGCACCACCACCGCCACCGTTCTGGCACAGTCCATCATTACTGAAGGCCTGAAAGCCGTTGCCGCTGGCATGAACCCGATGGATCTGAAGCGCGGCATCGACAAGGCGGTCATCTCCGCTGTTGAAGAGCTGAAAAAACTCTCCGTTCCGTGCTCTGATTCCAAAGCGATCGCTCAGGTAGGTACCATCTCCGCCAACTCCGACGACACCGTGGGCAAACTGATTGCCGAAGCGATGGAAAAAGTCGGCAAAGAGGGCGTGATCACCGTTGAAGAAGGTACTGGCCTGCAAGACGAGCTGGACGTGGTTGAAGGTATGCAGTTCGACCGCGGTTACCTCTCCCCTTACTT encodes the following:
- a CDS encoding co-chaperone GroES, which encodes MKIRPLHDRVIVKRKEVESKSAGGIVLTGSAAGKSTRGEVLAVGNGRILENGEIKPLDVKVGDIVIFNDGYGVKAEKIDNEEVLIMSESDILAIVEA